One genomic region from Equus asinus isolate D_3611 breed Donkey chromosome 8, EquAss-T2T_v2, whole genome shotgun sequence encodes:
- the LOC139046105 gene encoding cationic amino acid transporter 4-like yields MAWGLPSTASLARFCRKLNRLKTLEESTTKRPRRRHLTTLDLTLLGVRGMVGSGLYVFTGIVAKGMAGPAVVVSFSMAAVVSLLAALSYAELGACVPLTGSAYLFTYVSMGELWAFLVGWNIVFRYLIGGAAVARAWSGYLDAIFSHSIRSFTEAHVGIWQVPFLARYPDFLATGIPLLASAFVSSGTRISPCLDHTLSAINLVIILFIIILGFVLARPHNWSTEEGGFAPFGFPGIMTGAAICFYAFVGFDVIAASNEEAWNPKRAVPVAIAISLGLVAGAYILVSTVLTLMVPWHRLDPYWALADVFYQRGYSWAGVIVAGGAICAMTTALLSYLFDLQMIAHAVAADGLFFQVFAQVHPRTKMPVVGILLFGVLMAFLALLLDLDALIQFLSICPLLDYTFVATSIIVLRFQKPHSSSSSASGSPEGTEPGQLRPVLRPYLRFLGGCRPGDAVAWALGVLVASAITLDCVLVFGDSVLHLPPWGYTLLLLLSSATFLLSLLVLGAHQQQRQQDTFQVPMVPLTPALSILLNIFLMLHLSYVTWLSFSIWLLIGLTVYFGYGIWHSKENSRSG; encoded by the exons ATGGCCTGGGGACTGCCCAGCACCGCCAGCCTGGCACGCTTCTGCCGGAAGCTGAACCGGCTGAAGACGCTGGAGGAATCCACCACGAAGAGACCGCGGCGGCGCCACCTGACCACGCTGGACCTGACCCTGCTGGGTGTGCGTGGCATGGTGGGCTCGGGCCTCTATGTGTTCACAGGCATTGTGGCCAAGGGGATGGCCGGCCCCGCAGTGGTTGTGTCTTTCAGCATGGCTGCCGTGGTCTCCCTGCTGGCAGCCCTAAGCTACGCAGAGTTAGGGGCATGTGTGCCCCTCACAGGTTCTGCCTACCTGTTCACCTACGTGTCCATGGGTGAGCTGTGGGCCTTCCTCGTTGGTTGGAACATAGTCTTCAGGTACCTCATTGGTGGTGCCGCTGTGGCCCGTGCCTGGAGTGGCTATCTGGATGCCATCTTTAGCCACAGCATTCGCAGCTTCACCGAGGCCCATGTGGGCATCTGGCAGGTGCCCTTCCTGGCCCGGTACCCTGACTTCTTGGCTACTGGCATCCCACTTTTGGCCTCCGCTTTTGTCTCCTCTGGAACTCGCATCTCTCCCTGCCTTGACCACACCCTGTCTGCCATCAACCTGGTCATCatcctcttcatcatcatcctGGGGTTTGTCCTGGCCCGCCCGCACAACTGGAGCACTGAGGAGGGCGGCTTTGCACCCTTCGGCTTTCCTGGCATCATGACTGGTGCCGCCATCTGCTTCTATGCCTTCGTGGGCTTTGATGTCATCGCTGCCTCCAACGAGGAGGCCTGGAACCCAAAGCGAGCGGTACCTGTGGCCATCGCCATCTCACTTGGCCTGGTGGCTGGTGCCTACATCCTCGTCTCCACTGTGCTCACCCTCATGGTGCCCTGGCATCGCCTGGACCCTTACTGGGCTCTCGCTGATGTCTTCTACCAGCGGGGTTATAGCTGGGCGGGTGTCATTGTGGCAGGTGGTGCAATCTGCG CCATGACCACTGCTCTACTCAGCTACCTCTTTGACCTGCAAATGATCGCCCATGCCGTGGCTGCCGACGGGCTCTTCTTCCAGGTGTTTGCCCAAGTGCATCCCCGGACCAAGATGCCCGTGGTGGGCATCCTGCTGTTTGGGGTCCTCATGGCCTTCCTGGCACTGCTGCTGGATCTTGATGCACTGATCCAGTTCCTGTCCATCTGCCCACTGCTGGACTACACATTCGTGGCCACCAGCATTATCGTGCTACGCTTCCAAAAGCCCCATTCATCCAGCTCCTCGGCCTCAGGCAGCCCTGAGGGCACTGAGCCCGGGCAGCTGCGACCAGTCCTGAGGCCCTACCTCCGCTTCCTGGGTGGGTGCAGACCTGGAGACGCTGTGGCTTGGGCCCTCGGTGTCCTGGTGGCCTCAGCCATCACCCTGGACTGCGTGCTGGTCTTTGGGGACTCGGTCCTGCACCTCCCGCCCTGGGGCTAcaccctgctgctcctgctcagcTCCGCCACATTTCTGCTCAGTCTCCTCGTCCTGGGGGCCCACCAGCAACAGCGTCAGCAGGACACCTTTCAG GTTCCCATGGTGCCCCTGACTCCCGCCCTGAGCATCCTCCTCAACATCTTCCTCATGCTGCACCTGAGCTACGTGACCTGGCTGAGCTTCTCCATCTGGCTGCTGATTG GACTCACGGTATATTTTGGCTACGGCATCTGGCACAGCAAGGAGAACTCCAGGAGCGGCTAA